In Pseudoalteromonas tetraodonis, the genomic window CATTGGGTTTGCTTCATAAAGTAAACGCAGTTTATTAGGCTTATTAGGATCTTTAGTATCAGTTGGGTAAGTAAATAAGCCACCACGGCTAAGTACACGGTGTACATCGCCAACCATTGCAGCAATCCAACGCATATTGAAGTTTTGAGCACGAGGGCCTGTATCTCCGGCAAGTAAATCATTAATGTAGTTTTGCATCGCCGGTTCCCAGTGGCGCTGGTTTGAGGCATTAATTGCAAACTCATTGGTTTTAGCAGGAATAGCGGCAAAATCTTGGGTAAGTAAAAAGCTACCTTGGGTTTTATCTAAGGTAAACATGCGTGTACCTTTACCCGTTGTTAGCGCAAGCATAGTTGATGGGCCATACAGTACGTAACCTGCAGCTACTTGTTGATGCCCAGGTTGCATAAAAATCTTTTCATCAGCAGCATCTGAGCCCACCGGCGCTTTCATAATAGAAAATATAGTGCCTACTAGCGAGTTAATATCGGTGTTTGACGAGCCATCAAGTGGGTCAAATGCAACAATGTACTCAGCATCTGGGTTACCGGCAACGGTATAATCTTCTTCTTCAGAGGCGATTGCTTTAACTGTGCCTGACTCCAGCAATATATCTTTTAATAACTGATTAGACAGTACATCGAGTTTCTTTTGTGTTTCGCCTTGAATGTTTTCATCGAGGGTTGAGCCTAATACGCCCGATAATTCACCTTGACCGACGCGAAATGAAATTTCTTTACATGCCGCTAAAATAGTACGAATTAACGACAAAAGTTCTCTTGAACAGCCATCTTCTAGTAATACTGGTGGGAGTCTACGCATTCTTTTTTCCTGATAACGTGTTAAAACTAATCATAATGTGAGAGAGATTAGTTTAGAGCGCTGAAATTCGTCTTAAATAACTGTATTGTATAAATAACCCCCTATAATGGGATACCTACATCGCATTTAAAACGCTAATAACAAAGATAAGATTATGCAAAAAATATCACGATTAAGTTACATACTCTTTACTGTGCTGCTCTGTATGATAACCCAAGCGCACGCAGCAATTAAGTCTATTGACGAATTTACTGAAAAAATGAACCATTTCC contains:
- a CDS encoding class 1 fructose-bisphosphatase: MRRLPPVLLEDGCSRELLSLIRTILAACKEISFRVGQGELSGVLGSTLDENIQGETQKKLDVLSNQLLKDILLESGTVKAIASEEEDYTVAGNPDAEYIVAFDPLDGSSNTDINSLVGTIFSIMKAPVGSDAADEKIFMQPGHQQVAAGYVLYGPSTMLALTTGKGTRMFTLDKTQGSFLLTQDFAAIPAKTNEFAINASNQRHWEPAMQNYINDLLAGDTGPRAQNFNMRWIAAMVGDVHRVLSRGGLFTYPTDTKDPNKPNKLRLLYEANPMAMLVEQAGGIASTGTERIMDIQPDAIHQRVAVILGSKDEVETCLSYHK